The window TTAACACCGAAGAGGATTATTGGAACTATAGGCATTATACGAGATTTGTGTCTTTTATAGGGAAATATCATAGAACGCATTCTATTTCTTCTTCCTTGGGGATCGGTGATACTAAGCAGACTTCGGCAGGGAATTTCTCCTTAGCCATCTTAAGGATCTCTCTTACCTTATGCTTAGGACCAGTACCTATTTTCTCTCCTTTAGCGATGATGATCCACTCTCCACCATGATTTTCTACTAATTCTTCAAAATGGCTCGTAAAATACTCATCATTTAGATCTTTATACCCCATTCTTCAACCCCCTTTTGTTCAATAAAATAATATCCTTATTTTCTTCTCATTGGTATCAAGTTTTCCCACATCAAGGCCTGTTGAGGTGTAGAATAAACCAAATGATACAGAGAAAACTTTCGACCTATACGGTTAGAAATTACAAGCAATCCTCTTCAAATCTGAAAGGTTTGAATTTTACATAACCACAGGTGAAACCTGCGGAAACGAAACATCTACCGCTCAACCCTGAAAGGGTTGAATTCTATGTGATGGATAATATTCGACCCTTGCAGGATCGAGCGTTGCGGGGTGTATTTATTTTCCGTAGCTTGCATCTACGGCTATTTAAAATTTGACGCTTTCAGCGTCAGTAGTCTACAACCTTAACCATACAGGTCGAAAGTTTTCATTGCGAACCGTTATAGTTATCTACGATTTAGCTTACCTTCCCCTACTTTTTGTTTTAACTTGCGCTTATCACCTGTTAACGATGGGTGAGCGATGAGTAGTGAAGTAGTTGAGTGGTGAGATGATTAAGCGAGGTCCTGGTCCGAGTGCTTAGAGTCTCTCCCAAAACCTCTGCGGCGTGAAAGGGTTGAGATACCAGGCGTCTGATAGACTCCTAAGAGTGGAGAGTTGAGACGGGAGAACGGAGAGGTCTCTTCTCTCGACTTTCAACTCTCAGCTCTCAACTCTCACTACCAGACTACCAGGCACCAATTACTCCATTTGTTCATAAGCCCTAATGATCTTCTCCTGAAGCACTTCTCTGAATTCGGAAGAGATAGGATGAGCAATATCTTTATGTTCTCCCGTCCGGGTGACACGTGAAGGCATAGCTAAAAATTTTCCTTCTTGTCCTTCAATAATCTTCATATTGTGCACCACAAAACAATCATCAAACGTGGCTGAAACCCATGCCTTAAGTTTCCCCTCCTCTTCGACTTTTTTTATTCGGATGTCTGTAACTTCCATCGTATCTACCCCCTTTGCTGCAAGTTTGGGTTATAAGTTTCCACAATCCGGACTTTCTCTTTTACTATTTCCCTCAATTTAGCCGCAATACTTGTGGCTTGAGTTTTGTCCCAGGCCAGGCCGAATACCGTTGGCCCTGAGCCGGACATCAATGTCCCCACTGCGCCTGCTTCTACCATGGCCCGTTTAAGGGATAAAATAAAAGGATATTGTTTAACCGTTACCTGTTCTAAATCGTTATAAAGATTGGCAGCTATTG of the bacterium genome contains:
- the spoVG gene encoding septation regulator SpoVG, whose translation is MEVTDIRIKKVEEEGKLKAWVSATFDDCFVVHNMKIIEGQEGKFLAMPSRVTRTGEHKDIAHPISSEFREVLQEKIIRAYEQME